In Streptomyces rapamycinicus NRRL 5491, the genomic stretch CCGTCCCCGTCCGGCGGGAGCAGCGCGCTCGCGGGGCGGAACGCCATCACCATCTGCCCGATGGACACCATCGTGTGCCCGTCCACCAGACTCTCTCCCTCGAAGATCAGATGGTCGCCGATGGTCCTGACGATCCTCGCCCGGTGCTCCAGCAGCACCCCGGGCAGGACCGTGCGGTGCACCAGGACGTCGCTCATCCCGGCGAGCAGCATCATGCCCTCGGGCAGCTCACCGCTCAGCCGCGACAGGATCCCGGCGGCCTGGCCCCACGACTCGATCACCAGGGCCGACGGATAGCCGAGCCGTTCGGCGGGGGTGGATTCGGGGAGCCGCGCGTACCACGGCTCATTGCAGGTGACGGCCTTTGCCGCGAC encodes the following:
- a CDS encoding 3-hydroxyacyl-ACP dehydratase FabZ family protein, translated to MIELDGVRRLLPRRRPMLLVDRVLEVVPGERIVAAKAVTCNEPWYARLPESTPAERLGYPSALVIESWGQAAGILSRLSGELPEGMMLLAGMSDVLVHRTVLPGVLLEHRARIVRTIGDHLIFEGESLVDGHTMVSIGQMVMAFRPASALLPPDGDGR